The genomic region AGATGTAAGGCCTTCATTGGAAGGAGTCTaagtaaattttttatattataaaataatggttaaatttcaaattttacattttattttttatttaagattATATAACAATGAATGGTCAaatttttatttggttttatcataagctcaaatttaaaatttaatctttatattttaatttttgacgTAATTTAGTACTTCAACTTTTACAACTTCATTAGTTGgtataaatattttattctaattaaaatgtTTACGTGATTTTAAGAACTATTAGCATCGTTAAATTTCTTTGTTAAATTTAGGCCTATTACACTGTTATTTTTTTATCATAAGGCTATCAagtggattttttttttatttcaaagtaTACCCCACAAATTTAGTAGAAGAATTTCAATGGTGATAATAATTAAACTTgagtttttaaatttaaaaagtaagggattaaattcttgaaaataaaaatatgaagattaaaatccaaaaatattaatttactcAATAAAAATTAACCTAATGCAAAATGTATGAAAACCATATTAGTTATTAAGAACACTGCTACGAAAAAACATAACAATAAATTTCTATGCATAAATCATGATATCCAATTGCGCAAAAGATCATTAGGCCACACTGAAACGATGATAGTAATAATAACTAGCTCATCGGATGATGTTCAAATTTTACATTGCAGGGCAAAAAGAGAGATACTTAAATCTAAAAGCAGGttgtatatgtttattttattagtaCATATGACCTTGTCTTATTGTGGATGTTTATACTCTACATTTCTGTTATTTGGAAGTAAACAAGGTATAAATGATTTGGCCATGAAGAGGAATCTTCCTACCTTCATGTCCTAACATTTCGGTTATTGCAATATTTGggtgtacgaagctttatatagATTTAATTCTTCTCTTTAGCAGCCTCCCATGGTCTTGATCCTTTGATATATTTGTGGAATCCATATGTAAGCAGTGCAAGGTATAAAGCAAACCCTGAAATATATAGATAATATTTTAGTATCAAAACTATTAAGTTACATCCTAAGCTTGATATCTATCTATCTCTAtctctatatatatgtataattaaaaACTGAAGTTTCAGGAACTTATGAACTAAGTTGAGGAATGTAAATTACCCATTAGAGTTGCTTTTAGAACTAGATTCACCATTAAAACCTCATCGGCAGCATTAAGAACAACATCTTCTGTCCATATCCCTTTCGCATCGTATACCATGGAGATGAAAACAACAGTCAAAGTTGCCACAACAGGCAATGAAATCGCACCACCTTTCCCTTCTACTATTTTGTCTAACATCTTCGTTATCAGTTCCCTTAGCTTAGAAGAACTGAAGACAAGCGCAAAAAGAAGAGTCATTTCAGATAAAAGAAGCAGAGACAAGAAGAGATGCATGTTCTCGGTCAACGGGTATTCAACAGATTAATACAATGGTTGGTTGGTTCCTGAGAAAAAATCACATCCATTTATAGGGGGAAGAAACTGGAATCAAACAAGATAAAACGTTTAACATGTTTACGTATTGGCATCTGCTTCAAAACTTCACCTGCTGCCTCAATTAAAGAATTATACTTTCCATTTGTAGAATTAGAATAACTTGCAGACTCAGTTAGTATGAAGCACATTGGTACGGATAGTAATCTTGGGCTATTTAAAAATCCACTAAGCTCTATACAATATTAAAGCTGGGGACGCCTTGGTCCAGAAAGGGAACTCAAATGGAAGAAtttaaacatagaaattatctCCATAGTTGGCAAGTGTAATTTGAGTTAAAGAATAAAAAAACCAACCACTCGTTACTTCACCTGGTTCCGCTACCAATTGACATTTATGAGAGTTTACACAAAAATATTAaatctgaaaaataaatttatgtaaAAAATTAGGTTCGTTTAAGATATAAATCGGACTCGGACTTGAACATTCAAGACCTGAGCTCAATCTGACTTGTATTTTTAATTTGCTATGTTTTATGttaagttatttttatatattatgtaatttataacacataaaaaattaaatctataatatgaccataattaaacattaaaaaatattaagatgactacataaaattttaatgaataaaaaatattaaattaaaaaataatataaatataatttttaaaaaattaatatggtcaGTCCTAAAATAGACTTGGGTTAACTATTTGAAAATATAagtgggcttgggcaaaattttaggtcaTATTTCGAGTTGGGTCATGCTTGGACAAACATAAATCGTGTTAATATTATGTCTAGTTCTAGCCCAAATCTGATTCGTCCGACCCATGATCACCTTTACTCATTATCATCTTATTGGCTAGAGTTTTTTTCAAGGGTTAATTTCACTAGACCCTCTCAAGCTATAGCCCTTATTCTAACTTGGTCCTTAAACTTCAAAACGTTCTAATTGCACCTCCAAACTATGGATTTATATCAAGCAAGCccttttattattaaaatcattaatttaaccatcaaatgacatgctaaatcttatgtGACGTAATTTTAAACAAAAGTAAAgcattgttgtataatttttaaaagtagaaaaaaaaacaaagtaaaacaaaaaaaaaaggagtgAATGATAAAACTTCTGTAAAAGTTTCAAAAACTttgaaacaaattttttttttcaaataactataaaatcaaataattaattcaaatatcATAATATTTTTACCTACATTGTGGGTATGATAAATtctaatatcattattattttttgaacaatctcattataggttctaATTATATCTGTTCTTTTTGACACAATGTCTAAAACTACCCATACCCCTTCCCCAACCCATAAACAGGAGGATTGTAACTAGGGGTGAGCGTTTGATCGAATCAAatcaaattgaatgaaaaaattttgagttaatcgagttgacaaatcctattttattatcctaactcgatttgaaattttaTCGAATCGAGTCAAGTGAGATAGAATTCAGTTCGAATCAAATCAAGTGAGATAGGATTCAGTTCGAATCAAATctaatatatttgttcgagttaaatttaaaaaatgattttGAGTCCTTATAATCATTTGTCACCCACCGTAATCAAATTTGCCCaccgtaatcaaatttgttattaactttcatccccttataatttatttattaatattttatatacagATAAGCTTCTTTGATTTATCAATTATCTTCTAGTTCTTGTctctatgtattttgaaattaaaaatatattaaatataaaaatgtgacttttttaataaaatttatattaaagattaaatataaaattgataccaacataaaattttaacacgaatattttatgacatcatcaataatccaattttaacaaaattctataaaaattcaatatgattaaacaattcaataatataaatagtacaaaatgtgaaatttaatttaataatataaatagtagatataaataaaattattactatttaggttTAGAGATTTTTGGGATAATTTTAAGTTTTGATTTAGGGTAAAAGGTGAGAAGtaaattgtaacaacccaatttcacaGGTgacgatgtaacaccccaaacccggcctaggagTTTAGGCCGAATTCGGAatgttacattgatcaccgaagtgatcgtgaGAAAATTTCACCAACACCAGTCGATCTTAATTGGAAAGCTTTAATATCaatatttaaaacaaaattgGAGTAATAAAAACGAATAAGTCTTGAAATAGAATTTGTACCACAGAATTAAAACTTTACATTTCGAAACTGTATATCAATGTAATAGTCTAAATTCACAACTAATAATTTATTTTCCCGCGAGACTGTCTGAGTCCTTCGCATATCGCGTCCAACATCCAAATTCCGAAATGTACTTGAAAGGGAAAACAgaagagggggtgagctactcgagctcagTGTGAAATCAACTACCTAACTACAGAAACAAGTACAGAAAACCAGGAAGTAATTCAGAAGTGGAACTTACTTACGGAACTATACACAATTGGTACGTTCTAAACGGTCATACCTGTGGATAACAGTATTTAGCACCTATTAAAACACACTCAATCACACAGTCGCTATAACGGTTCAGTCAGACAATCGCAACCAGAGTACACAGTGTCAGAAACGCTTTTCGGTTAAATAGTGTAATAGTCAGTCGCATTCTCAAGCAGTCGATAAAATGCATATGAGTGCAGTTGAGCTAAagaaaacccacccatccagccaacacacctctccgtcccccatcacaccTCATTAAAGCTGTAAGCTCATCCAATCGATcacttcatgtggggatataatcaacacatccatccaaccctacactccatatgaTGTCATCCCGGGTTGCCCGGCCACGAAGGATATCAGCATTGTCCTCGACCGTCAGGGAATTGGGACTGCCCATAACCCTCTAGGCATTAGGGGCTATCAGTAAGCTATACAGTGCCATGCGAAATTCCATCGTACAGAATTGCAGTATGAACTGCCAAATTAGATATATTACGCAGCAAAGCTAGCGTATAAGTTGTACTGTGTAATAAGGTAAACCGCAGTACAGGCGTGCAGTATAATTGCCAGACCAGATAATGGTACGTAGCGTAGCTAACGTACATGCGGTACAATGTAAAACGGTAATTCGCTATACTGTTATCAGTAATGTCCACGACCTTTAGGGTATTGGGACCACCCACGACCCTCTGGATACTAGAGGCTATCAGTAATAACCAGCAGAGCAACTGCCAATTCATATCAGACTCCCTTCTCTTCACAATCCCGCCCAAAATagtttatgcatatgtatgtatgtatgtatgcagtcAAATGTACACCACCAGAAAACCAGTCTCAGATAAATAACCAGAAGCAAACATTCACATCCAATCAATCAGACAGTACCCATTGCACACACACTCACTCAGTTAATCGGGTTCAGAAACAAACATGTCACATACCCAGTCACAAAAAACACATTACTCAAACTCAAATTAGAGTCGTAAATACCCTCACTAAAACTTAACCAAGGGTTAGATCATACAGAGCAACAATTACTAGTAACTTTGACCTAACAACAATATTTGGCGAGatagggccacacgcccgtgtgctccgGCCGTGTGGAGCAATCCAGGCCGTGTGACAgcagcacatgcccgtgtggtgtaGGAACATAACCATGTGGATAGTCCGTGTAACTCATTACCCAAAATCACTAAAATAAGGTGCAGggaagacacggccgtgtgagggtCTCACAAGCCCGTATGCGTACTAGACACGACTGTCTGTTCCgaaacacacgctcgtgtggaatcCCTAATCCTCAAATcaatcacatggtcgtgtggccaggTTGTGTGACCCCAAATCTCTAAAACCCTAATCCCcaaactcacacgcccgtgtagaccaagggacacggccgtgtgagaaaTGAAAAAATCCCTAAATCGGCCACACGGCTATGTGGCTAGCCTGTGTGACACCAAATTTGGCCCAGAACCCTAATTCCCAaatccacacggctgtgtgcctcgGCACACACACGTGTGGTCGTCGGGgaggtcctgaaaccactatctAAGCCACCGGAATCATCCCTAATATTTGCTCTATCAACATATAACAGAAAGTGATGAATCCTTATTACTTCCATCGACTAAAACCCCGAAACTAATGGGTTAGCATTCGGTCTAGAAAAGTCGAATTGAAATTTGCAAGAATAATAAACGCATAAAGTAACGTAGTCAAAGTTCGAATCCCACACCTGTTTCTATGACGAAGCAATCGAAGGCAACGATAGAGGAGCGAAATTCCCAAAACCAACaagcaaaaagaaaaataaagaaataatagtATAGACAAAGAAGAAAGAGGAgaatgtaaaaaataaaataaaataaaataaaatagattaaaaaCATCTAATTAAAActaatcaataaaaataaatttattaaaaacatTAACTTAAAACGAAGAAAAATAAATTGCCttactaaaaataaaagaaatgtacacccaaaaactcgaaccCATAACCTCAAAGTTCACTAACactcacttaaccaccagaccagcaggcccattctaataTTAAATTGCACAACGAATCACTTAAGTGCAACCTTCTCATAGTCCCTGTACTCAAAACCCAAAACTATTAGGCcccaaaattcggggcattacaaacagaatagtgatttcaggaccacaaatttctaTCGTGTCAACTCGTAAATATTATCTATAGAATATTTATAgagtcattaaggttgtattaaaatttgattaagaaattttaaagtttagctaattaattaaagagaaaggactaaattgaaaaagttacaaaatttagtaaattttgAATTCTATTGATTTGATAGCTTAATTATTAAATGAAAAGGGACTTAAGAAATAATTATCCATAAGGTTATTGATGGATAATAATAGGCTTTTAAATTGTTGATTTATAAGgttataattaaagataaatttgtaatttagtaaattaattaaagattaataaaacaataagaaaatttctatcatctttttcatgttctaccgaaaaatcaaagagaaatcaCCATTTTTGGAGCTTCAAATTCGGAAACACATTAAGCCTTGCATGTGAATGATTTCTTTACCCGTTTCTTGtagtttttatgtttttgagatcgttgcaactaggtccaactagcctGTACTTTCGTTTTTGAATCTATTAAAAAATTTAGAAGTTTCTATTGAtgaatcttgaattttttttatgataaaaatgtatttgaagctttgattgcgttatttggtgattttgtgaagtgatttttgtttgattttgatttagggattaaattatgaaaatgtcaaaattttagggtttgatagtgaatttgatgtttattaGTGACTATTTAGCGGCCTAGTATATTCTACTATCATGTTGACTtgagaaaaatggttaatttgatgattCTCGGGTTAATggactaaattagaaaaattgtaaaagttaggggtaattatgtaaatttgaaaaataaaagggtataaaatgtaaaatgaattggaatgtgaaatgtaagctaataattgagaaattttacattttagattaAGACCCAATTAATACtcgtggaaaaggaaaaattgcGGAATACTCCTGAACTTCTGTAACTATTACAATTcggtccaggtaagttcgtacagtCTATTATTTAACATCTATCTGAAATGTTTGATGGTATAATGTGATGTAAtagatatattttattataaatgatGTAAAGTTATTTGAGAAGTTGTTGAAATTCAATACTTGGATCGAATCGAATGCGGGATAGAGTACAATCAAGATATGGTATGTTATGAGGATTGGAGAGGAAATTGTTGtggattattatatatatttgtttccTGAGTAGACCAAGGTTTATATTTGTAGCGAACTCTCGTGTTACACTCCCTATTCTGGTGTGTTTCGGTTGGATTAGCTCTTTGGAGCCACTGATGTGTTATTgggtggattagctcttatgagcatctagTGTGTTTTGGATGGAATATCGATGTACTCATATCCGTAATTCGTTCATCAAATTGTAAATCTCGGTAAGGTAACTTATTTattgattttgatga from Gossypium arboreum isolate Shixiya-1 chromosome 1, ASM2569848v2, whole genome shotgun sequence harbors:
- the LOC108482740 gene encoding uncharacterized protein LOC108482740; this translates as MHLFLSLLLLSEMTLLFALVFSSSKLRELITKMLDKIVEGKGGAISLPVVATLTVVFISMVYDAKGIWTEDVVLNAADEVLMVNLVLKATLMGFALYLALLTYGFHKYIKGSRPWEAAKEKN